The DNA window ACCGTGTCCGCCTCGGCGTATCCGGGGGCGGCCACCGGCCGGCCCGATCGCAACGTCACCACCCAGTGATCGGTGTGCTCCCCGGTGTAGAGGTCGACCCGCAACACCCCGTCCACCGGGCTGCGCAACCCCCGCGGCGTTCTCGCCTGCAGCGTGCTGAAGAACTGCTCCACGAGCGCATCCATATAACAACAATAGGTGCAGACCGGGCAAGAAACGGGGTCGGGTCGAGGTCCGACCCGGGAGGAGGACGAGGCTCACCCGTCGCCCGTCCCCGGCAGATCACAGTGGTACGTGCACACGACGTCCCCGTCCGGCGTGGGCCGCGCCTCGCCGGCCATCCAGCCCAACCGTTCGTAGAAGCTCGTCGCGCCGAGCGAACCGGTCGAGGTCTGCGCCTCGGCCCGGCTGGCGCCCGCGCTCCGCGCCGCCGCGAGGAAATGCGACACCAGCGCCATGCCGATGCCGCTCCTGCGCCACGTCGGGTGCACGGCCAGGGCGGTCAGGACAGCCACCTGCGGGTCCGACCGCACCCGGTCCGGGTCCGGCGTGCTCGCCGACGCCCGCCGACCGCGCGCGCCGCGACCGGCCGGCCCGCGTCGGCGCCGCAGCAGACGGCAGGTCCACGGCCGCACCCGGGAGCGCAGCAGGCGCGCCGCCGCTCGGGGTCGGGCGCCCAGCGCCACGAGACCGGCGAGGGCCAGGAAGGCGAGCGCCCGCCGGTCGCCGGCCAACGCCGCGGCGTAGGCCGCCTGGTCGCTGGCGCCGAGGACGAACCCGACCACCGCGCCGTTCGAGACCGCGTCGACGGCGACCAGGCCCAGACCGTGCGGCGAGTCGAGATAGGTGCGATGCCACCGCCGGACGAACGCGGCGCCCAGCGACGGAAAGAGCCCGATCGGGAGAAACGCCACGTGCGCCCGGGACATCCCGATAAGATCCTCGTGTTCCGCCGCGCGCACGACGAGCCGACCCGCCGCCACCGCGTCGAGCGGCGGCGGCGCCACCAGGTCCGTCCGCAGGTCATCGACAATTCCGCCCGGAATCCTCACGGCTCCACACCCCCGTTCGACGCTGGCGCATACCCTCGCCGCCGGCCGGTACGCGGGGGTCCGCCGCACATCACCGCCGGTCCACCGTCGACGACCGGACCGCGGGGGCGAATCCGGCCGGCCGCGACGGACCTGCCCGCCGGGCGTCACGGGAGGCACCGGTCATGCCCACGGACAACAGCGGCGCGACGGCGTACCCCGGTCGTCGGCACCCGTTCGCGGCCCTGCGCCGGCGGGCGGCCGACCTGCTCGGCGGCCCGCACCGGGTGCGGGTCGTCGCCCTGCTGGCGGCCGTGCTCGCGTTGAACAGCGCCGACACCGGCACGGTCGGGGCGGCGGCCGCCCAGATCGAGGCGGACCTCGGCATCAACCACGCCCAGTTGGGCCTGCTGGCCACCGCGTCCTCGGGCGTGGGCGCGCTGGCGACCGTGCCGCTCGGGGTGCTGGCCGACCGGGTCGACCGGACCCGGCTGCTGGCGCTCACGATCACGCTCTGGGCGGCGGCCATGACCGCCGGTGGCCTCGCCCCCGGCTACGGGTGGCTGCTGGCCTCCCGGCTGCTGCTCGGCGCCGCCGTGGCGGCCTCCGGCCCGGTGGTGGTCTCCCTCACCGGCGACCTCTTCCCACCGGCGGACCGGGCCGCCGTGCTGGGCTGGATCCTGACCGGCGAGATCGTCGGCGCCGGCGTCGGGCTGCTGGTCGGCGGCGAGGTCGCCGCCCTGGTGTCCTGGCGGGCCGCGTTCCTCGTGCTCGCGGCGGCCAGCGTGGGGCTGGCCCTGGCGGTGTGGCGGTTACTGCCGGAACCACCGCGCGGACCGGCCCGGCCCGACGCCGCCGCGGCCGCCGGGTCGGGCGCGGCGGACCGCCTGCGGGAGGCGCTGGCCACCCGGGGGACCCCACCGGCCCGTGACCGGGTGGTCACCGACGACCCGAACGGCTGGTCGCTGCGCCGCGCGCTGGCGTACCTGCTGACCATCCCCACCAACCGGCTGCTCATCGTGGCGTCCGCGGTCGGCTACTTCTTCTTCGCCGGGCTGCGAACCTTCGTCGTCGTCTTCGCGGTCCGGCACTTCGGCGTCTCCCAGACCGCGCTGGGCGCGCTCGTGCCGGTGATCGGGGTGGCGGCGCTGGCCGGCGCGGTGCTCGCCGGGCGGTTGACCGACCGCGCCCTCGCTGGTGGCCGGCTCGACGTGCGCATCGTCGTGCCCGCGGCCGGCTACACCCTCGCCGCGGTGCTGTTCCTGCCCGGCGTGTGGGTCACCTCGGTCGCGACGGCCCTGCCGTTGATCGCGCTCGGCGCGGCCGGGCTCGCCGCGGCGAACCCGCCCCTGGACGCGGCCCGGCTGGACATCGTTCCCGGTCGGTTGTGGGGCCGGGCGGAGAGCCTGCGGACGATGCTGCGACTGGTCGCCGAGGCGGCCGCGCCGGCGACCTTCGGCTGGGTCGCCGACCAGCTCGGCGGCCCGGCCGGCCGGTCCAGCGGCACCGGGCTGCGCAACGCCTTCCTGGTCATGCTCGTTCCGCTGCTGGCCAACGGGATGCTGCTGCTGGCCGCCCGGCGCACCTATCCGACGGATGTCGCCACCGCCACCGCGTCCGACCGGGCCGGCGACGGCGGCCCGGGGTGAGCGCTCAGTACACCCAGACCCGGGTCTTCTTCGGCAGGACGTCCTGCGCCCACAGCCAGTCCATGGCCGGCAGCGTCACCCGCACGCACCCGTGCGACGCCGGGTACGGCGGCACGCTGGTGTAGCCGTGGATCGCGATCCCCTGCTCCTGGAAGTACTTCGGCCGGTACAGCCGACCGAGCGGGCCGTCGCGCCAGCCGTCGACCTGCCAGTCGATCGTCCACCTGCCGCGCGGGGTGTCCGCCAGGTATGTCTCGCCCTGGTAGGTGTAGTGCTCGAACGTGCCGGTCGAGGCGTTGAAGACCCGGCTCACCTCGCCGTCGTCGACGATCATGAGCAGCTGCCGGTCCAGGTCCACCTCGGCGAGGTGGCCGTCGGTGCTGCGGGCGTCCGGGCGCTTCCCGGCGGCGAGCGCGACCCGGGTCTTCGGGCCGACCACTCCGTCGCGGCGCAGACCGGCCGCCTTCTGCAGGGCGTAGACCGCCTGCTCGGTGAGCAGGCCGAACCTGCCGTCGGACTCGCCAACCCAGTAGCCGAGCCGGTCCAGTCGCTGCTGGAGCGCCCGGACCGCGTCGCCGGTGTCGCCCCGACGCAGGGCGTCCTCGGCGCCGGCGTCGGCCGGCCCCGACGGCGACGGGCTTGCCGGCGACGGGCTTGCCGGCGACGGGCTCGACGAGCGCGAGGCAGCGGGCGACTCCGTGGTGGGCGAGGGCGCGGCGCCGGTCGGGGTGGCCGTCGGCGGTCCCGGCGGTGGCGACGCCGTCACCGGGCGACTCGGGGCGGCCGTGGTCGGCCCGTCGTCCCGGGCGTCGCCGCAGCCGGCCCCGAGGATCAGCAGGACGGCGGACGTGACGCCGGCCGTGAGGTGTCGACTCTTCATGATCAGCGTGCCGGGGTCCCGGCCCACCCCCTTCGTCGTCGGAGTCTCCCTCTGCCCAGAAAAGCAGACCTTTCGGCAGGTATGCAAACGGCGCCCAGCGGGGACTAGTGCGGGATGGACCACGCCCCGCGTACTCTCCGTGCCCGCCTCACCGCGGCCTGGTCGGGCTTCTGGCTGGTGCCGGCGGCGTTCGCGGCCGGAGCCGTGCTGCTGGCGCTCGCGCTGTCCGTGGCCGAGCTGCGCCTGGGCCTGCCCACCGGCGGGTTCCTGCCCAGCAGCGTCGCCGGCGCCCGGTCGCTGCTGTCGTCGATCATCACCGCGATGATCTCGTTCACCGCGCTCGTCTTCTCCATCACCGTTGTCGCCGTGCAACTGGCCAGCAGCCAATATTCCCCCCGGGTGCTGCGGACCTTCCTGCAGGACCGGATCACGCAGGCCGCGCTGGGCACCTTCCTGGCGACCGCGCTGTTCGCCATGGTGGTGCTGGCTGCCCTGCCGGCCGGCGCCGACCCCCGGCTGCCGGAGCTGTCGCTGGGCGTGGCGATGACCTTCGTGCTCGCCAGCAGCGGGCTCTTCGTCTACTACCTGCACCACGTCACCACCGTGATGCGGGTCTCGCACATCATCTCGGCCGTCGGCGCCCAGACCCGTCGGGTGATCGAGGAGCAGTATCCGGTCGGCCTCAGGTCCGAGCCGGTCCCGCCACTGGCGCCGCCGGTGCAGGTGATCGTCGCGGTGCATCCCGGCATGATCCAGCACGTCGGCCTCGACCGGCTCGCCGCGCTGGCCCGCAAGCACGACTGCACGCTGTCGGTCCTGCCCGCGCCGGGCGACTTCGTGGTGGCCGGGCAACCGCTGATCGCGGTCCACCCCCTGCCCGGTGCCCCCTCCCCCACCACCGTGCCGGACGCACAGGCCTGCGTCGCGGTGAATCTCGGCGTGGAACGGACCCTCGGCCAGGACGTCGGGTTCGGGTTCCGACAACTGACCGACATCGCCGAACGGGCCCTCTCCCCGGGCATCAACGACACCACCACCGCGGTCCGCGGCGTGCAGGAGATGCACGACCTGCTGCGCCGCCTCGCCGGCCGGCCCCGGCACCGCCTGCTCGTCGACGACCCCGACGGCACGCCCCGGGTGCGGGCCCGGGGGCAGGACTTCGACGGCTTCCTCGCGGTCGCGGTCGACGACGTCCGACGGTCGGGACGCGACCAGCCGCGAATCACCCGGCTCCTGGACGACGTGCTCGCCGACCTGCGCTCCGTGGCCCTGCCGGACCATCTGCCCGACATCGTCCGCAGGATCGCCGAGCGGCAGGCATGACCTGGCGGTGACGGGGGAAGCGGCCGGCACAAGCCTGCGCCATCTCGGCGCAGCGGAGGGAGTGCCATGACCGCGTCCAGCGAGCCGGCCCGCGGAGCCGGTGCCCCGACCCGCGCCGGTGCGGGAGCCAAGACCAGCACCGCCGCCGCGCTCGCGCTCGTGTTCGGTGTGTCCGGCCTGTTCAGCGTGCTCACCGCCATCCTCGCCTGGATCGGCGTGGTGCTCGCCATCGTCGGCATCGTCCTGGGCATCGTGGGCCTGCGGATGGCCGCCCGACCGGGCGTGACCGGCCGGGGGGTGGCGATCGGCGGACTCGTGCTCAGTGTGGTCGCCCTGCTGCTCGGGCTGGCGCTCGGCGCGGGCATCACGACCTTCCTCAACAACGAGGGCGCGGTCGACCGGCTCCAGCAGCAGGTCGACGACCTGCGCGACCGGCTCGACAGCTGACGGTCAGTGCACGGTCACCCTCTCGGCGACGATCGCCCGGCCGCCCTCGAAGCTCCGGTAGGGACCGGAGGGCCCCAGATCGTAGCGGTCGGCCAACTCGCGGTACGAGAAGTCGACGACGGTGCCGCTGACCGTCACCAACTGCGGCGGCTCGGCCGTGATCGGCTCGGCCGACAGCACGAGCATCGTGCCGTCGGTGAAGTCCACGTCGCGTACGACGAACGCGCCGCCGGTGACCACGCGGTCGACGGTCGCGGTCACGGTCAGGCGGGCACCCACCTCAGCCCGGGCGACGGTGCCCAGGCGGACCGTGGGGGTCGGCTCCGGTGTCGGCTCCGGATCCGGCCGGCCGGCGCAGCCGGCGACGAGCAGGACGATCGCCGACAGTGCCACGGCCGCCCGGCGCGCCCCGGGTCGCCACCTGTCCATCCGCGGTTGCTCCCTCACTGGTCGCGGCCGGGTCCGGCCCAGGCGGCGGTGGGTTGCAGGACGGCCTCCCGCAGCGCCCGGGTCCGCCACCGGGTCACCTCCTGGTATTCCGGGTCGGCGACCATCCGGCTGAACGCCGTCCGACTCGGATAGCGCACCAGCAGCACCGCGTCCCACGCCTGGCCCTCCTCGGCCACCAGCGCCGGTCCACCGTCACCGGCGTAGAGCACCTCGCCGCCGTAGCGGGGCAGGAACGTCTCCCGCAACGCGGCGGCGTAACGCGCGTAGGACTCCCGCCCGCCCTCGACGAAGCGCAGGAGGTTGAGCATGACCACCGAGGCGTCGGGGTCGGTGGCGAGGAACCCCTTGAGGTCCCGGCCGGTGGGATCGACTGCCATGATGCGCGGCTCCTGTCGGATCGGGTGACGACATCAGACCACGTGCAGCCGGATATTGACGTCGTGCACCCCGGGCACCGCCCAGGCGAGCGCGCGGGCGTGGGCCAGCACGTCGGCGGAGCGGACCCGCCCCTCCAGGATGACCACCCGGTTCTGCGCCTCCACGCAGATGCGCTCGCGGCACAGCAGCGGGTCGCGGTACATCTGGTCGACCACCCGGCAGGCCAACCGGGTGTCGTTGGCGGCGGGCCCGTCGTCGAACAGCGACGGCAGCCCCTCGGGGAAGAACCACGGGTAGGTCACGACTGCCTCCTGACGTCTCACATCGGCGTTCCTCACGCCCTACCCCAAGGGTTCCGCCGGCAATACGACAGGTTCGTGACGATCCGCATTCGCCATCGTGACAACCGGCCGGGTCTGCGTCGGACGGCGTTTGCCGGCGAGGGCGCCGGGTAGCGGCTCGTCGGAGGGCCGGCAGGCCGCTCGGGTCACCGGCACTGCGGGAGGGTGGAGACGTGGGACGTGGATCGCGTCGGGCGGCGCTGATCGGCAGCGTGGCGCTGCTGGCCGTGACGGTCGGCTGCACGGCGGACGGCGGCGTCGACGAGAAGGCCGCCGCGGCGCCGACCGTCTCGGCCGCGCCGGCCGCCGGTCTGCCGCAGGTGGTGGCCCGGCTGCAACCGTCGGTGGTCACGGTCCGCACCGACGAGGGGCTCGGCTCCGGCGTGGTCTTCCGCGACGGCGGGCTGGTGCTGACCAACGAACACGTGGTGGGCGACCAGAAGGACGTGGAACTCGCCCTCGCCGACGGCACCCGGGTGCCCGCCCGGGTGGTCGCCGCCGACGCCGTCACCGACCTCGCGGTCCTGCGGGCGCAGCGCACCGACCTGCCGCCCGCCCCGCTGCGCACCGAACTCCCGCAACCCGGCGAGCCGGTCGTCGCGCTCGGCAGCCCGCTGGGCTTCCTCAACAGCGTGACCGCCGGCATCGTCTCCGGCGTCGGCCGGGAGATCCCCGGCTCGGCGACCCAGGGCAACGCCCTGGTCGACCTGATCCAGACCGACGCCGCCATCTCCCCCGGCAACTCCGGCGGCGCGCTGGCCGACTACTCCGGCCGGGTGGTCGGGATCAACGACGCCTACCTGCCGCCGCAGACCGGGGCGGTGTCCATCGGGTTCGCCATCCCCGCCGCCACCGCCGTCGACATCGCCGACGACCTGCTCGACGACGGCAAGGTCACCCAGCCGTACCTCGGGCTGGCGGTGGCCCGGCTGACCCCGCAGATCGCGCGGTCGCTCGGCGCCGCCACCGACCGGGGCGTGCTCGTGCGGGACGTCGCCGGGGACGGCCCGTCGGCGAAGGCCGGCCTGCGACCCGGGGACATCGTCACCGAGCTGGCCGGTGAGCGCACCGAGACGCTGGAGGCGTTCCTCGGCGCCCTGCGCGCGGTCGAACCCGGCCAGCGCGTGTCGGTCACCTACCTGCGCGGGGGCGACACCCGTCGCGCGACGGTCACGCCGACAGCCGCCACCCGCTGACCCGTGCTGCCGGGCCGGGTCACGCGGTCGGCGGCGCTACGGCGAAACCGGGGGCGACCCGGCCGGCGCCCGACGAGACTGGTGTGGTGAGTGCTCCCATCGCCGTGCGCCAGTCACCCTGGTTGACGCCGATCGTGCCGGGAACGAGGGTCACCCGCCTGGAGCTGTTCTTCGACCTCATCTTCGTCTTCGCGTTCC is part of the Micromonospora sp. WMMD980 genome and encodes:
- a CDS encoding DUF2254 domain-containing protein — its product is MDHAPRTLRARLTAAWSGFWLVPAAFAAGAVLLALALSVAELRLGLPTGGFLPSSVAGARSLLSSIITAMISFTALVFSITVVAVQLASSQYSPRVLRTFLQDRITQAALGTFLATALFAMVVLAALPAGADPRLPELSLGVAMTFVLASSGLFVYYLHHVTTVMRVSHIISAVGAQTRRVIEEQYPVGLRSEPVPPLAPPVQVIVAVHPGMIQHVGLDRLAALARKHDCTLSVLPAPGDFVVAGQPLIAVHPLPGAPSPTTVPDAQACVAVNLGVERTLGQDVGFGFRQLTDIAERALSPGINDTTTAVRGVQEMHDLLRRLAGRPRHRLLVDDPDGTPRVRARGQDFDGFLAVAVDDVRRSGRDQPRITRLLDDVLADLRSVALPDHLPDIVRRIAERQA
- a CDS encoding GNAT family N-acetyltransferase; the protein is MRIPGGIVDDLRTDLVAPPPLDAVAAGRLVVRAAEHEDLIGMSRAHVAFLPIGLFPSLGAAFVRRWHRTYLDSPHGLGLVAVDAVSNGAVVGFVLGASDQAAYAAALAGDRRALAFLALAGLVALGARPRAAARLLRSRVRPWTCRLLRRRRGPAGRGARGRRASASTPDPDRVRSDPQVAVLTALAVHPTWRRSGIGMALVSHFLAAARSAGASRAEAQTSTGSLGATSFYERLGWMAGEARPTPDGDVVCTYHCDLPGTGDG
- a CDS encoding trypsin-like peptidase domain-containing protein; this encodes MGRGSRRAALIGSVALLAVTVGCTADGGVDEKAAAAPTVSAAPAAGLPQVVARLQPSVVTVRTDEGLGSGVVFRDGGLVLTNEHVVGDQKDVELALADGTRVPARVVAADAVTDLAVLRAQRTDLPPAPLRTELPQPGEPVVALGSPLGFLNSVTAGIVSGVGREIPGSATQGNALVDLIQTDAAISPGNSGGALADYSGRVVGINDAYLPPQTGAVSIGFAIPAATAVDIADDLLDDGKVTQPYLGLAVARLTPQIARSLGAATDRGVLVRDVAGDGPSAKAGLRPGDIVTELAGERTETLEAFLGALRAVEPGQRVSVTYLRGGDTRRATVTPTAATR
- a CDS encoding MFS transporter; translation: MPTDNSGATAYPGRRHPFAALRRRAADLLGGPHRVRVVALLAAVLALNSADTGTVGAAAAQIEADLGINHAQLGLLATASSGVGALATVPLGVLADRVDRTRLLALTITLWAAAMTAGGLAPGYGWLLASRLLLGAAVAASGPVVVSLTGDLFPPADRAAVLGWILTGEIVGAGVGLLVGGEVAALVSWRAAFLVLAAASVGLALAVWRLLPEPPRGPARPDAAAAAGSGAADRLREALATRGTPPARDRVVTDDPNGWSLRRALAYLLTIPTNRLLIVASAVGYFFFAGLRTFVVVFAVRHFGVSQTALGALVPVIGVAALAGAVLAGRLTDRALAGGRLDVRIVVPAAGYTLAAVLFLPGVWVTSVATALPLIALGAAGLAAANPPLDAARLDIVPGRLWGRAESLRTMLRLVAEAAAPATFGWVADQLGGPAGRSSGTGLRNAFLVMLVPLLANGMLLLAARRTYPTDVATATASDRAGDGGPG
- a CDS encoding BON domain-containing protein codes for the protein MTYPWFFPEGLPSLFDDGPAANDTRLACRVVDQMYRDPLLCRERICVEAQNRVVILEGRVRSADVLAHARALAWAVPGVHDVNIRLHVV
- a CDS encoding L,D-transpeptidase family protein, translated to MKSRHLTAGVTSAVLLILGAGCGDARDDGPTTAAPSRPVTASPPPGPPTATPTGAAPSPTTESPAASRSSSPSPASPSPASPSPSGPADAGAEDALRRGDTGDAVRALQQRLDRLGYWVGESDGRFGLLTEQAVYALQKAAGLRRDGVVGPKTRVALAAGKRPDARSTDGHLAEVDLDRQLLMIVDDGEVSRVFNASTGTFEHYTYQGETYLADTPRGRWTIDWQVDGWRDGPLGRLYRPKYFQEQGIAIHGYTSVPPYPASHGCVRVTLPAMDWLWAQDVLPKKTRVWVY
- a CDS encoding DUF1330 domain-containing protein — protein: MAVDPTGRDLKGFLATDPDASVVMLNLLRFVEGGRESYARYAAALRETFLPRYGGEVLYAGDGGPALVAEEGQAWDAVLLVRYPSRTAFSRMVADPEYQEVTRWRTRALREAVLQPTAAWAGPGRDQ